Within the Arthrobacter sp. UKPF54-2 genome, the region CCTAAACTCACCGCCCCTTGCTAAGCGCCCGGTTCGGAGTTGCTCAGAACCACCGATCGGCACGCCGCAAGCGGTCCCACTGGTCGAGTAGACAAGCGAGGTCCACCAAGGACGCCGGGCAGCCACAATCATACAAAAAGTGTTGTTCACCCGGCCGCGATTCCCTGGGCAACGCCTGAACGGGTGGGCCGCTCCTGACGCCCCTCCCCTCACTGAGTCCGGAGCATTCAGGGCAAAAGAATGGCGGCTCCCTCACAATGAGGGAGCCGCCACGCAGGCAGACCCTGCGAAGGGCCGCCCGGACGAAGATTGCCCGGTTAGGACAAGACGTCCGCGAATTCCTTTTCGAAGAACTGCTTGGGCTTGGCACCGATGACCGTGCTCTTCACTTCCCCGCCCTGGAACAGGTAGACAGCCGGAATGGAGGTGATGCCGTATTCGGCTGCGATTGCCGGGTTGTCATCAACGTTCACCTTGACAACGTTGACCTTCTCGGCGTATTCGACCGAGATCTCGTCCAGGATGGGGCCGAGCTTGCGGCAGGGACCGCACCATTCCGCCCAGAAGTCCACGATGACCGGCTTGTCGGCTCCCAGCACATCGGTGCTGAAGCTGGCGTCAGTTACGTCTTTAGCGTTGCTCATAACCTTGTCTCTCTCTTGGGTTGCTTGCCGCGCGCTGATTAGGCGTGGAGGTCTGCGAGGTAGTGCTCGACGTCGAGGGCGGCAACGCAGCCGGACCCCGAGGCGGTGATGGCCTGGCGGTACGTCGGGTCGATCACGTCGCCGGCGGCAAAGACGCCCTTGATGCTCGTCTTGGAGGTACGACCCTGGACGGCGATCGTGCCTTCCGGCGACAGGTCCAGCTTGCCCTTCACCAAGTCGGTGCGGGGATCGTTGCCAATCGCCACGAAGACGCCGGTGACGGCAAGTTCGGTTTCGGTGCCGTCAACGAGGTTCTTCAACCGGAGGCCGGTGACTTTGTCCCCGCCGAGGACGTCCTCCACCCCGCTGTTCCAGATGAAGTTGATCTTTTCGTGCGCCAGGGCACGGTCGGCCATGATCTTGGAGGCGCGCAGGGTGTCGCGGCGGTGGACCACCGTGACGGACTTCGCGAACTTGGTGAGGAACAAGGCCTCTTCCATGGCGGAGTCGCCACCGCCGATGACGGCGATGTCCTGGTCCTTGAAAAAGAAACCGTCGCAGGTTGCACACCAGCTCACGCCGTGTCCCGAGAGGCGCTTCTCGTTGGGCAGGCCGAGTTCGCGGTAGGCCGATCCGGTCGACAGGATGATGGAGCGGGCCTGGAAGGTCTCCCCCGTCGCGATGGTGACGGTCTTGATGTCGCCGTCGAGGTCCAGTTCGGTAACGTCCTCAAACTGGATTTCAGTGCCGAAGCGTTCGGCCTGCTTCTCGAAGTTTTCCATCAGGTCCGGGCCCATGATGCCGTCCGGGAATCCCGGGTAGTTCTCGACGTCGGTGGTGTTCATCAGCTCGCCGCCGGCGGTCACAGAACCGGCCAGCAGCAGCGGCTTCAGGTTGGCGCGTGCCGTGTACACCGCGGCGGTGTAGCCCGCGGGGCCGGAGCCGACGATGATGACATCACGTACTTCGGACGCGGTGTTTTCTGCGTTGCTCACTGAACGGTGAACCTCTTCCTTTGTCGATGCGCCCGCCTGGGTGGCCGGCCACATGGCACAACTACCTTGGAGACACGAATATTCCGCCCTCGCCGCTCACAGCGAGGGTATCCATAACTACTCAGCGTACCGGTGGGCCGGTAAAGGCTGCTCCCGCCGCCTCCGGGTTACGACCGGCGGCTACTGGATTTTGATCTCGGCCAGGCGCAGGCCGAAGCCGTAGCGGGTCTTGGGTGCGGCCAGCTTGGGCAGGCTCTTGATGGACACAATCACATACTGTGCCGTGACGGGCTCCGGCAGCGGCAGGGTGAGCTCCGGCGAAGTGAAGCTGTTGCTGCCCACCTGCTTGGCGCCGTCCAGCGAGGGCCGGTCGTTAGTGAAGACGCTGATGTTGCCGCCGGAGGCACCGAGCTGGCTTAGGGTTACCGAGGAGATCTGCGCCGGGCCCTTGAGCTTGACGACGAGCGGAACGCCGTCGGGCGCGAAGCCGCCCCAGCTGTCGGTGGCAAATTCCATGTCGGACCAGTAGCTGGCGGCATTGCCGTCGTAGGTCTTCACCAAGTCACCGTCGTAGGTGGCGGCGAAATCGAAGTTCCCCTGGCGGGTGACTGACTCAATGGCCGGCGGCACGGCTGCCGGCGGCGCACTTTGGCTTGCCGAGGCGGTCCCCGACTGCGCCGGAGTTCCGGTTGCAGGCGTGGTTTTGGCAGCCTCGGGCGTCCCGCCCTTGAAGAGGCCGCCCAGGTTGGTAACGGCGAAGATCAGGCCGATCACCAGTACGGCGGCGAGCAAGGCACCGACCAGCCAGCGCATGGAGCGCGGCTCGCGGCGTGGCTCATCGTCGTCGTTGTCGTCATCGGCGTCGTAGTCGCGGTACTGATCCTCCGCCGCGTCCTTCCGGGCGAAGGCCGGGAAGCTTCCCGCGGCCCGGCCGCCGCCGGCGCCCTTGGAGCCAGCCTTCTCCATCGAGGTGGTCCGCTGCTCGGTCTCGGCGTAGTCGTAGTTCTCGTCCTCCCACAGGGACACCTTCGGCGTCTCGCCGGCCGGTGCCTCCTGCGCCGAGGGTGCCGCGGCCTGCGTCGGCTGGACCGGGTGCGCGGCGGTTGGCTGGGGCGCCGCGTCCTGCGGCGCGGTCTTGGGGGCCTTGGCGGCGCTGGCAGCGGCCGCCCCTGCAGCTACTCCGGCAGCGCCGGCAGCCGCACCCGCCACTCCCGCACCACGGGCGCCTGCACCCGCACCGCGGGCACCCGCGGACGGAGACGCCGCGGGCGGGACCGGAACGCGCTGCGGAGGGGCTGACGGCGTCGCGGGACGCTGACCAACCGGCCGCTGCGGGTCCCCGTAGTTGATGTACCCGGCTTCGACTTCCTCGTCGTCGTAGAGTCCGTCGTACGTCTCGGGTTCGGTGGAGCGGGCCTGCCCGAAAATTTCACTGCCCAGCGTGTCGGTGAAGAACGGCTCCACATACGGCGGGTTGGAACTGACCACCAGGTCCAGGAGGTCGGCGGCCGAGGTGTGGTTCGTGATCAGGTAGGTGGCGGCGTCGCTCACCCCGAGGTCGAGGATCTGGACGTGTCCGGGACGTTCTCCGGTCGCCACCTCGCGGGCGCTCTGGGCCACCTGGTCGGCGTTCCCCGGGCCGGCGACGAGGATGCTCACCGGGCGGTTGAGCACCTGGTCCACTCCGTCCAGCACCAGATCCTGGTCATGCGAGGTCAGTACCGTGGCTGTGACCTTGTAGCGGCCGCCAAGTACTGATCCGACATCGATCGGGTGGGACACGGGTTCCTCCTAGACTGTCCGGGAACTGCCGGCCTTGATGACGACAACAGTCACCGCAGGCCCCCCGGTAAGCCGGTGGACCTCAGGTCTGCAACTCCCCTTGTTAGTCTTCGATCCTAGCCGATGCAGTGTCCGCGCCGCGTGATTCCGGCATCCGGAAGCGCGGGCACGTCATTTTTTCTTCCGCCGGCCGAACGGGAAGTACGGGTTGTGGCCCGCCTGGCCCTGGTAGGTCCGGCGGCCAGGCAGCGGTATTTCGGACCGGCCCTGGCTGCCCTGGGCTGTGCTGGGAACCTCTTCCTCCGGGAGGTAGCCGCCGTCGGCGCCCCAGCCGCGGCCATCGTCGTGGAGGTCGGGGCCGGCGCGGAACGAGGCGGCGTCGAATTCGCCGGAGATCCGGGGGATCAGGCCGGTATCCACCGAGGTGGTGGCCCGCTGCGGCGCCGGGCGGACTGGGGCCGGAGCCTCGTGCGCCACAGCCTCGCCGGCGCCGGTGTCCTCGGCGGTTTCCGGGCCGGGCGCGGCGGGGGCGCGGCGGAGCCGGCCCAGCAGCGGCTGCAGCAAATCCTGCAGTTCCGTCACACGGAGGACCTTGAGCAGGACGAAATAGACGGCGAGCATAACCGGGCCGACGACGACGATCGTCACCAGGGCCGCGGGCCTGCTGCTCCAGGCGAAGCCGTCGGCCCGGTAGCTGCCCATGAGCCAGAGGGCTCCGGCCCCGGCCAGTGCCGAGCCCAGCGCCGCGTAGCCCATCCGGATGTAGGAGCTGGCCACCCGGGGCCCGTCGAGGTGCCCGAGCAGCCGGCGCAGGAAGAACGCACTGACGATGACCGAGAGGACGTTTCCGCCGGTATAGAGGACGGCAATCGCGAAGATGATCTGGTCGAAGGGCAGGAATTGGATGAAGAAGGCCGCCACGACGTTGACGGCGGCCAGCACCAGCTGGATGAAGAACGGGGTCCGGGCGTCCTCGTTGGCGTAGAACACCCTGGACATCATGAAGTTGGCGCTCATAAACGGGGTGCTGAGGGCCAGGATGGTGAGCGTCTGGGCCAGCATGACGCCGTCCTGCCGGTTTTCGCCCGAGAAGAACATGCCCAGCGGGCCCGCAAGGGCGAAGAGCGCCAGGGCCCCGAAAACCGTGGCGACGGCCATGGTCCGCAGGCCGTGCGACAGCGCCCGCCGCAGCTCGGCCCGGTTGCCGTCCTGGGAGGCGCGGGTCATCCGGTTAAACAGGACCGTGGCGAGCGAGAGCGCGATGATCGAGTGCGGGAGCAGGTAAAGCTGGCTGGCCACTTCCAGCACGGCGTTGCCGGGCAGGGTGGACGCCGCCGCGTGCTCGCCGGCGCGTTCGAGCCGGAGGCGTTCTGCGCCGGGGATCGTGGCGATGCGCATGACGTAGAGGAAGGCCAGCTGGCCGGCGGCGGCGGTGGCCAGCGTCCATACGCTCAACTTCGCGGCCTGCCCCAGGCCCACGCCGCGCCAGCCGAAGCGCGGCCGCAGGCCTAGCCGCAGCCGGAAAACGGGGACCAGCAGGATGGCGGTCTGCGCTACGACGCCGATGGTGGAGAAGCCGGCCACCAGGAAGGTCTGGAAGGAGCCCCAGTTGTCGAGCGTGTGCGGGTTGGCCGCGTTGGCGCCGAGGATCCAGATGAACATACCCAGACCGGCAATGGCGACGATGTTGTTCAGGATGGGTGCCCACATGGCGGGCCCGAAGGCGCCGTTGGCGTTCAGGACCTGGGTGAGCAGGGCGTATAGGCCGTAGAAGAAGATCTGCGGGAGGCACCAGAAGGCAAAGGACACGGCCAGTGACTTCTGCTGCGGTGAATAGCCCTGCGTGGTCAGTTCGATCACCCAGGGGGCCAGCAGCGTGACCAGCAGCGTCAGCGAGAGCAACACCACCACGGCCAGGGTCAGCAGCCGGCTGATGTAGTCCGCGCCGCGGTCCGGTCCCTTGCTGGCCTTGATGATCTGCGGCACCAGGACGGCGTTGAAGACGCCGCCGGCCACCAGCAGGAAGATCAGGTTGGGCAGGTTGTTGGCGTTGATGAATGTGTCGGTAACCGTGGAGCCGAGACCGAGGGCTGCGGCCAGCATCCAGGTCTTCCCGAAGCCCAGGAAGCGTGAAACAAGCGTTCCCGCGGCCATAACGGCGCTCGAACGGGCCTCTCCGGAACGGGCGGCCTGGGCGGCGGCTGCCCCGGAGGGGGCGGGCTTTTCTGAGGGGGGCTTGGCTGCAGACATTGTCTTCATCGTCTCACCCGGGCGCGCGTTTGTACGCACGCCGGCCCCGGGGCGCCTTAGCGGTGTTCGGGCAGGACTTCCCGGGCGAGGTCCGCGATGCGGCGCTCATTCGGGAAGGAGAGCTTGCGGGCCAGTTCGTGGAGCGGGACCCAGGCGACGTCGACGGCCTCCTGGTCCGGATCGTTCTCGATGGTCAGTTCCCCGCCCGTGGACTGCAGCAGGTAGTGGTGGACCGTCTTGTGCACACGGTGTCCGCTGACCGTAAACCAATAGTCGATGCTGCCCAGCGGCGCCAGGATCTTGCCTTCAATTCCGGTTTCCTCCGCGATCTCGCGGACCGCGGCTTCCTCGTTGCTTTCCTCACCCTCCGGATGGCCCTTCGGCAGGCACCATTCGAGGCGTCCGCCGCGGTTGAGGCGGGCGATGATGGCGACCCTCAATTCGGCGTCGGACGTGTCCACCACTACGCCGCCGGCGGAGACTTCCTCGACGGTCGGCAGCGAAGCCTGTCCCGGGTGCTGCGCGGGCGCGACGTTGGCACCGATTGCCGAAGGCAACGGTGCGTTTGTCCTCCTGCCGGGAGCACTCGGTACGGGATGGGCCATGAGGTCCACTCTAACGACTCTTGCCCGGACTTGATGACCTAAACATGACGGGAACGTGGCCGAGCGGAAAACCGGCGTTGCCTTCCGGCCGCGTCGCGCAGCGGCCACCGGCGGATCGTGCACACGGCTCCGGTGTGGTGCTGGCCCGGATTTCTGACAAGCTTAAGAGACTATGGCGCACGCACATCACCAGACTGACTCCCACACCGTCGACTTCCAGGTGGACCCGGTGGTCCTTGAACTTGGGCAGCGCTTTGTCGACGCCGGTCATGAGCTGTCCCTGGTGGGCGGCCCGGTGCGTGACCTCTTCCTAGGCCGGGTCTCGCCGGACCTGGACTTCACCACTGACGCGACGCCGGATGAGACGGTGGCGCTGATCAAAAAGTGGGCCGACAACTACTGGGAGATCGGGCGCGCCTTCGGAACGATCGGCATGCACAAAGCCGGGTTCCAGATCGAGATCACCACCTACCGGGCCGAGGCCTACGATCCGGAGTCCCGCAAGCCGGTGGTGGCGTTCGGTTCATCGCTCACCGACGACCTGCTGCGCCGCGACTTCACTATCAACGCCATGGCCCTGCGGCTGCCGGCGATGGAACTTGTGGACCCCTTCGGCGGCGTCCGGGACCTGCACTCCTCCACCCTCGCCACCCCCGGATCACCGGAGGACTCCTTCTCCGATGACCCGCTGCGGATGATGCGCGCGGCCCGCTTCGCGGCCCAGCTGGGTGTCACCGTGCACCCGGACGTGCGCCAGGCCATGACGAAAATGGCCGAGCGGATCAAGATCATCTCCGCTGAACGGGTGCGGGACGAACTCGTCAAGCTCATTTGCGCTCCCCGGCCGCGGATTGGTGTGGACCTGCTGGTGGAGACCGGGCTGGCCGAGTTCGTGCTGCCCGAGGTCTCCGCGCTGCGGCTGGAATCCGATGAGCACCACCGCCACAAGGACGTTTACCAGCACTCGCTGCAGGTCCTGGAGCAAGCCGCCGCGCTCGAATCGGAGGCCGACGGGCCCGTGCCCGGCCCGGACTTCGTGCTGCGATTCGCGGCGCTGATGCACGACGTCGGGAAGCCCGCGACGCGCCGCTTCGAGTCCGGCGGTGCGGTGAGCTTCCGGCACCATGACATGGTCGGGTCCAAACTGACGTCCAAACGGATGAAGGCTCTGCGCTTCGACAACGACACCATTAAAGCCGTGGCCAGGCTGGTGGAGCTGCACATGCGCTTCTACGGCTACGGCGACGCCGGCTGGAGCGATTCCGCCGTGCGCCGCTACGTCACCGACGCCGGACCGCTCCTGGAGCGCCTGCACCGCCTGACCCGTTCGGATGTGACCACCCGCAACCAGCGCAAGGCGGAGCGGCTCGCCTTCGCCTACGACGACCTCGAGGCGCGCATCGCGGCGCTGCGCGAGCGGGAATCCCTCGAAGCCGTCCGGCCGGACCTGGACGGCGGCCGGATCATGGCGCTGCTGGGGCTCAAGCCGGGTCCCGTGGTGGGCCGGGCCTACAAGTTCCTGCTGGAGGAACGGATGGAGCACGGCCCGCTCGATCCGGAAGTGGCCGAGGCCAAGCTGCACGAATGGTGGGCGGCGCAACCCGAAGCCGCCGCCGTCGACGTTTCCCCGACAGAGGAGTCCTAAGTGATTGCATCGTCTGGCGGACCCCGCCCCCAGCTCTGGATCCTGCGCCACGGCGAAACGGAATGGTCCAAGAGCGGGCAGTACACCGGCCTCACCGACCTCCCGCTCACCGTGGAAGGTGAGCAGCAGGCCGTCGAAGCGCGGAAGGTGCTCGACGCCGTCGACTTCGACCTGGTGCTGACCTCGCCGCTGCGCCGGGCACGCCGGACCGCGGAGCTGGCGGGCTTCCCCGACGCCCAGCTGGAACCCCTCGCGGTGGAATGGGACTACGGCGAGTACGAAGGCATCAGTTCCGACCTGATCCGCAAGGACAACCCCGACTATCTGATCTGGACGCACGGCGTGCCCAACGGGGAAGCCCTCGACGACGTCGCCGCCCGCGCGGACAAAATCGTGGCCCGGGTGCTCGAATCCGGCCTGGACAACGTGCTCATTGTGGCGCACGGCCATTTCTCCCGGATCCTGACCGCGCGGTGGCTCGGCCTCGACCCCCACGAGGGCCGGCACTTTGTGCTCGGCACCGCGAAAGTGTGCACCCTGGGCTGGGATAAGAAGACCCCCGCGATCGTCCGCTGGGGACTATAAAGCCCGCCGCAAAAGTTTTTCTGAAATTCCTTATGAATTGTGTGGTCAATGGCCGCATTCATGGTGTATTTTTATTCCTGACCCCAGTGCGACTTGCCAGGGTCACGGCGCGCGTCGCCCGGCCAGTACGCCGGAGCCACGGCAGAACAGAAAAGGAGGTTGGGAAAATGATTACTACTTTGACTCGCGGATGGATGTATACCTTCACCGCCACCCCGGCCTCTGACGCTGCCGCGCGCCCGAAAGTCGGACGTTCCGCCTGCTAGAAACCCCGGCCCTGAGCCGGCGCCGGTAGCTTGCCAGGGCCTCTCCTCCGGGGAGGGCCTGGAAGGAACGTCGGACCCAGCGGACCCGCGCGGTTGCGCAGTCACCCCATAGTTCGGAACCCAGCTTCTTTGTTGGGGCTGCGGCGCACTGCGTTCGGGGGCCATTCATTCACGGTTGTTCTTCACGGCTGCGAAACCACCTCATTAGTATCGGGCATTCCCGTGTCTAATTCAGGGTCTTTTTCATCAATTCAAGGGGCTCTAATTGTCGTGGCCAAATTCTTTTCCACTTACCCACAATGAAAGGTCCACCGTGACTCTTGCACCAAGTTCCGCCGCCCGACCCGCCGCCGTGCGGAACCAACGTCTCCACCGAAACCCCCGAAGGGAGGTGACCCCCATGCTCCGAAAACTGCACGACGTACTCGTCTTCAGCCCAAGCCCGGCACGCCGGGAGAACACCCAGTTCAACGCCCAGCTGCTGGAACAGCGGCGCGAAGATGCTTTCCTCGCCATGTACCGGCTGGGAATGCTCCGCTGATGCGCCGGCGATTCGGCCCGTCCCCGGCAGGGAAACCTGCCCGGCGAAGGAGGAACTGGTGACAGCCATGGCTACCGATCCGCAAGGAGCCCACGCGGCGACGCGTGGGCTCCCCCGTTTAACCGCCGCGCCGTCCCGGTAAGCTCGAGGCATGCAGGAGACAAAGCCGCCGGAGAACCGCAAGCGGACCCGACTGGTAGTCCCCAGCCGCAGTGACCTGCTGCTGCGGAACTTCACGGAACTCATCGGCGGCCCGCTCGGCCGGCGCACCGCTCCCGGCGTCGTCTCCCCCGGATTCTTCACCGTGGAACGTGTCCTGGTGGTGCTCACCGTCCTCGCCGCCCTGCTGGGGATCCTGCTCAAGGGCTACTGCCGCGCCAACGGGTGGGGATCCCCCGGCCAGTTCTACGCCACCTGCTATTCGGACTTCCCCGAGCTGTTCCGCAACCGCGGACTCGGCGACGGCGCCTTCCCGTTCGTCACCGCCGGCAGCTTCTTCGAGTACCCCGTGCTGATGGGATTCATCGCCGGCGCCACAGCCCTGCTGGTCCCCGGCGACGGCGTCACCGACTCCCGCGTCCTGGCCTATTTCGACGTCAACGCCACGCTGATCGCCGCCGTCTGGATTGTCACCGTGTTGGCCACCGCCCGCACCGCCCGCCGCCGGGCCTGGGACGCCGCCATGGTGGCCCTCGCCCCCGGCATTGTCCTCGCCGGCTTCATCAACTGGGACATGTGGGCCGTCGCGCTGCTGGCCCTGGGCATGTACTTCTTCGCCAAGGACAGACTGCTTCTGGCCGGCCTCTTTGTTGGCCTTGGCACCGCGACCAAGCTTTACCCGCTGTTGATCCTGGGCGCGGTGGTGCTGCTGGCCATCCGCACCGGCAGGATCCGCGCCTTCCTCGTCACCGCCGGGGCTGCCGCCGCCACCTGGCTGGCCGTGAACATCCCGGCCGCCACCAGCGACCCGGCGGGCTGGAAGTACTTCTACCAGTTCACCGAGTCACGCCCTGCCGGCTACAGCTCCCCGTGGTTCGCCTACAACCTCGTCGCCGGACGCCTCGGCTGGAAGCCGCTGGAGGCCGAAGCCATCAACGCCCTGGCCCTCGACCTCTTCCTGGTGGCCTGTGTGCTGATCGCGGTGCTTGCCCTCGCGGCGCCGCGCCGGCCGCGGCTGGCCCAGCTGGTGTTCCTGATCGTGGCCGCCTTTATCCTCACCAACAAGGTGTATTCGCCGCAGTTCGTGATCTGGCTGATCCCGCTGCTGGCCCTGGCGCGGCCCCGCTGGCGCGACTTCCTGATCTGGCAGGCCGTCGAGGGCCTGCACTGGGCCGCCATCTGGATGTACCTCGGCCAGGTCACCAGCGGGGGCGCCACCCAGCACAACATCGACATGCCCTATTACGTCCTCGCGGTCCTCGCCCACATGCTCGCCACCGGGTACCTGATGGCGCGGGTGGTCTGGGACATCATCGACCCGGGCTACGACGTCATCCGCCGGCATGGCGTGGATGATCCGCACGGCGGCCCCTTCGACCGCGCCCCGGACTGGTTCCGGCTCGATCTGGCTCGCCCGTCGGCGTCCGTGCTGCCGTGGCGGCGCGCCCGCACCGGAGCCTGATCCGGGTGCCCGACGTCGCCGTCGTTGGATCCGGGCCGAACGGGCTGGCGGCCGCGGTGACGATGGCGCGGGCCGGGCTGGCGGTGCACGTCTACGAAGCGGCCGGGTCCGCGGGCGGCGGGCTCCGTACCGCCGAGCTGATTGAACCCGGACACTTCCACGACGTGTGCTCGGCGGTGCATCCGATGGCTTTGGCCTCGCCGTTCTTCAAGGCCTTCGAACTGTCCCGGCGGGTCCGGCTGGAGGTGCCCGAGCTCTCTCACGGCGCGCCCCTCGACGGCGGCCGGGCCGCCCTCGGCTACCGCTCGCTGGAGCGGACCGTCGCCGGCCTGGAGCGCGACGGCGGAGCGTACCGGCGGCTGATGGGGCCGTTGCTGGACCGGCTGGACGGGATCACCGACGTGGCCCTCAACCAGCTGCTCCGGGTTCCTAGGGACCCGCTGGGGGCCGCGGTCTTCGGCCTGCGGACGCTCGAACAGGGCTCGGCCCTGTGGGGACTGAGGTTCCGTGGCGACCTGGCACCGGCACTGCTCAGCGGGGTGGCCGCCCACGCCGTCGCGCCGCTGCCCACGCTGCCCGCGGCGGCAGCGGGCCTGCTGCTCGGCGCCCTGGGCCACGCCGGCGGCTGGCCCATCCCGGTGGGCGGCTCAGCCGCGATCGCCGGAGCGATGGTGGCCGACATCGAGGCCCACGGCGGCGTGGTGGAGACCGGGGTGAGGATCGACTCGCTGGCGCAATTACCCCCGGCCAAGGCCACGCTGCTGGACGTCGCGCCGCCGGGGCTGCTGCGGATTGCCGGCGACCGGCTGCCTTCCCGTTACCGCCGTGCGCTCGGGCAGTTCCGCTTCGGCAACGCCGCCTGCAAGGTGGACTTCATCCTTGACGGGCCGGTGCCGTGGGCCGCCCCGGAACTCGCCGACGCCGGCACCGTCCACGCGGGCGGCACCCGGGCCGAGACGGCGGCTGCCGAACGCCTCGTGGCCGCCGGCCGGCATCCCGCGAAGCCGTATGTCCTGGCCTCCCAGCCGTCCCGCTTCGATCCCGGCCGTGCCCCCGGCGGCCGCCAGGTTCTCTGGACCTACTGCCATGTTCCCGCCGGGTCCACGGTGGACATGGGCGACGCGGTCACCGCCCAGCTGGAACGCTTCGCTCCGGGCTTCCGCGACCTCGTAGTCGGCCGCCGCGTGACAACGGCCGCGGAGCTGGCGCACTACAACGAGAACTACGTCGGCGGCGACTTCAGTGCCGGCGTAATGGACCTGCGCGGCCTGATCCGGCGGCCCGTGCTCGGTCCCGTCCCGTGGCGGACCCCCCTCCCCGGCGTGTACCTCTGCTCCTCGTCCACGCCGCCCGGTCCCGGAGTGACGGGCATGTCCGGCTTCCACGCGGCAAAACATGCCCTGAAGGACATCTTCGGCCTGTCCCTGCCGGCCCTGGCGCCCTAGCGGGCATCCGCGAGGACCCCGGCCGACAGGCGGCCGTCGCGCATGGTCGCCACCGCGTCGGTGAAGGACAGCAGCCCGGTGTCGTGGGTGACCATCAGGGTTCCGACGCCGAACTCGTCCGTGACCTCGC harbors:
- a CDS encoding glycosyltransferase family 87 protein, producing MQETKPPENRKRTRLVVPSRSDLLLRNFTELIGGPLGRRTAPGVVSPGFFTVERVLVVLTVLAALLGILLKGYCRANGWGSPGQFYATCYSDFPELFRNRGLGDGAFPFVTAGSFFEYPVLMGFIAGATALLVPGDGVTDSRVLAYFDVNATLIAAVWIVTVLATARTARRRAWDAAMVALAPGIVLAGFINWDMWAVALLALGMYFFAKDRLLLAGLFVGLGTATKLYPLLILGAVVLLAIRTGRIRAFLVTAGAAAATWLAVNIPAATSDPAGWKYFYQFTESRPAGYSSPWFAYNLVAGRLGWKPLEAEAINALALDLFLVACVLIAVLALAAPRRPRLAQLVFLIVAAFILTNKVYSPQFVIWLIPLLALARPRWRDFLIWQAVEGLHWAAIWMYLGQVTSGGATQHNIDMPYYVLAVLAHMLATGYLMARVVWDIIDPGYDVIRRHGVDDPHGGPFDRAPDWFRLDLARPSASVLPWRRARTGA
- a CDS encoding NUDIX hydrolase translates to MPSAIGANVAPAQHPGQASLPTVEEVSAGGVVVDTSDAELRVAIIARLNRGGRLEWCLPKGHPEGEESNEEAAVREIAEETGIEGKILAPLGSIDYWFTVSGHRVHKTVHHYLLQSTGGELTIENDPDQEAVDVAWVPLHELARKLSFPNERRIADLAREVLPEHR
- the trxA gene encoding thioredoxin, whose amino-acid sequence is MSNAKDVTDASFSTDVLGADKPVIVDFWAEWCGPCRKLGPILDEISVEYAEKVNVVKVNVDDNPAIAAEYGITSIPAVYLFQGGEVKSTVIGAKPKQFFEKEFADVLS
- the trxB gene encoding thioredoxin-disulfide reductase, which encodes MSNAENTASEVRDVIIVGSGPAGYTAAVYTARANLKPLLLAGSVTAGGELMNTTDVENYPGFPDGIMGPDLMENFEKQAERFGTEIQFEDVTELDLDGDIKTVTIATGETFQARSIILSTGSAYRELGLPNEKRLSGHGVSWCATCDGFFFKDQDIAVIGGGDSAMEEALFLTKFAKSVTVVHRRDTLRASKIMADRALAHEKINFIWNSGVEDVLGGDKVTGLRLKNLVDGTETELAVTGVFVAIGNDPRTDLVKGKLDLSPEGTIAVQGRTSKTSIKGVFAAGDVIDPTYRQAITASGSGCVAALDVEHYLADLHA
- a CDS encoding histidine phosphatase family protein, with the translated sequence MIASSGGPRPQLWILRHGETEWSKSGQYTGLTDLPLTVEGEQQAVEARKVLDAVDFDLVLTSPLRRARRTAELAGFPDAQLEPLAVEWDYGEYEGISSDLIRKDNPDYLIWTHGVPNGEALDDVAARADKIVARVLESGLDNVLIVAHGHFSRILTARWLGLDPHEGRHFVLGTAKVCTLGWDKKTPAIVRWGL
- the murJ gene encoding murein biosynthesis integral membrane protein MurJ, translated to MSAAKPPSEKPAPSGAAAAQAARSGEARSSAVMAAGTLVSRFLGFGKTWMLAAALGLGSTVTDTFINANNLPNLIFLLVAGGVFNAVLVPQIIKASKGPDRGADYISRLLTLAVVVLLSLTLLVTLLAPWVIELTTQGYSPQQKSLAVSFAFWCLPQIFFYGLYALLTQVLNANGAFGPAMWAPILNNIVAIAGLGMFIWILGANAANPHTLDNWGSFQTFLVAGFSTIGVVAQTAILLVPVFRLRLGLRPRFGWRGVGLGQAAKLSVWTLATAAAGQLAFLYVMRIATIPGAERLRLERAGEHAAASTLPGNAVLEVASQLYLLPHSIIALSLATVLFNRMTRASQDGNRAELRRALSHGLRTMAVATVFGALALFALAGPLGMFFSGENRQDGVMLAQTLTILALSTPFMSANFMMSRVFYANEDARTPFFIQLVLAAVNVVAAFFIQFLPFDQIIFAIAVLYTGGNVLSVIVSAFFLRRLLGHLDGPRVASSYIRMGYAALGSALAGAGALWLMGSYRADGFAWSSRPAALVTIVVVGPVMLAVYFVLLKVLRVTELQDLLQPLLGRLRRAPAAPGPETAEDTGAGEAVAHEAPAPVRPAPQRATTSVDTGLIPRISGEFDAASFRAGPDLHDDGRGWGADGGYLPEEEVPSTAQGSQGRSEIPLPGRRTYQGQAGHNPYFPFGRRKKK
- a CDS encoding ABC transporter substrate-binding protein — encoded protein: MSHPIDVGSVLGGRYKVTATVLTSHDQDLVLDGVDQVLNRPVSILVAGPGNADQVAQSAREVATGERPGHVQILDLGVSDAATYLITNHTSAADLLDLVVSSNPPYVEPFFTDTLGSEIFGQARSTEPETYDGLYDDEEVEAGYINYGDPQRPVGQRPATPSAPPQRVPVPPAASPSAGARGAGAGARGAGVAGAAAGAAGVAAGAAAASAAKAPKTAPQDAAPQPTAAHPVQPTQAAAPSAQEAPAGETPKVSLWEDENYDYAETEQRTTSMEKAGSKGAGGGRAAGSFPAFARKDAAEDQYRDYDADDDNDDDEPRREPRSMRWLVGALLAAVLVIGLIFAVTNLGGLFKGGTPEAAKTTPATGTPAQSGTASASQSAPPAAVPPAIESVTRQGNFDFAATYDGDLVKTYDGNAASYWSDMEFATDSWGGFAPDGVPLVVKLKGPAQISSVTLSQLGASGGNISVFTNDRPSLDGAKQVGSNSFTSPELTLPLPEPVTAQYVIVSIKSLPKLAAPKTRYGFGLRLAEIKIQ
- a CDS encoding CCA tRNA nucleotidyltransferase, whose translation is MAHAHHQTDSHTVDFQVDPVVLELGQRFVDAGHELSLVGGPVRDLFLGRVSPDLDFTTDATPDETVALIKKWADNYWEIGRAFGTIGMHKAGFQIEITTYRAEAYDPESRKPVVAFGSSLTDDLLRRDFTINAMALRLPAMELVDPFGGVRDLHSSTLATPGSPEDSFSDDPLRMMRAARFAAQLGVTVHPDVRQAMTKMAERIKIISAERVRDELVKLICAPRPRIGVDLLVETGLAEFVLPEVSALRLESDEHHRHKDVYQHSLQVLEQAAALESEADGPVPGPDFVLRFAALMHDVGKPATRRFESGGAVSFRHHDMVGSKLTSKRMKALRFDNDTIKAVARLVELHMRFYGYGDAGWSDSAVRRYVTDAGPLLERLHRLTRSDVTTRNQRKAERLAFAYDDLEARIAALRERESLEAVRPDLDGGRIMALLGLKPGPVVGRAYKFLLEERMEHGPLDPEVAEAKLHEWWAAQPEAAAVDVSPTEES